DNA from Thalassophryne amazonica unplaced genomic scaffold, fThaAma1.1, whole genome shotgun sequence:
GGTAATGATGGTACGTTTTAGCTGAGACTGACGGGAAACATTATAGTTTTTCAAATCGAAACATCCTCCAGAGGTCTCCCTGTGCTGTGTGAACTCTGCATATTTTCTGAATAAATGCTCCTGTAGGCTGTTTGTCTGGCTGACTTGAATTTGTTTGTATTTCTAGGGTATCATCGGTCCAGTTCCATAAAAGCGAACAGCCCTGTCTGAACCGTCACAGTTCCAGCAGTGGAGCCCTTTTCAACCCCTCCCAGAGTCATACTCCAGTCCCACGAATAACAGGCCCAATCCTCTCCACCTGCAGCACTCCATCCAGCCACCGGAGGCCACTAGTGCCGATACAGCAGCTGCAGTCACAGAGCTCTGCCTCAATGGGAATACTGAGGAGAAGCCGAACACTTCACCATCGTCCTCCAGCGCAGGAATACCGCCGCCGGGCCAGCCATCCAGCTTCACCCTCCTACTGTGCAGCAACTCTGCACCACTGTGGTGCCACTGTGCCACCAGGTGTTCCCAGAAGAAGGGAACTCATGGTAGGTATGATGGGCTCTCAACCTGGTCTGGCCACTTCACCCCATCAACACTCTTCAACTCTGGAGCACATCATTGGGACCCAGAGCGATGAGCGGTGCTATAACAACAGTTCTAATGCTAACGGGCAGCACGTTCACCATGACTGGTGGCATTCCCAAGAAAGAATCCAGATGCCTGAAAGGGACCGGGATCTGAAGAGGGAAATTGaacaagaaagacaaaaagaacaagAGCTGGAGAGAGAGTTAGAAATTCAAGAAGAAAggcaccaggagctggagcagaggCGAGCAAGAGAGCGGCAGCACTTCGAGAGTCTCTGTCACCCGCCTCAGCCGGATGATGTGAATGACACGTGGCCCAAACCAGCCAGCCGTCAGGCGCAGGGTGGTGGGGGCGGTGGAGGGCTGTACAGTACCCTGGAAGGTCACACATGTCCCGGTTCTGTTACTGGATGGGATTCCAAGAAAGAACACATGGACGGGAGTTCCAACATTAGCCCTAGTCTACAGCAAAAACCTAATCCGAACTCCAAACCCAGCACATCCTCACGGATCTCCAGGAGCCAGTTCTTGAGAGACCGGGCATCACAGTTAGCAGACGAACGCAGTGGAATGAGCACAGACGAAGAAACTAACACGGACATGCTGATGGGCCGGTACTGGAGTCGAACAGAGAGGAAGGAACACTTTATGTTAGCCCGAGAACAGAGGCAGCAACACCAGGCCAAAGCTGGAACACCGCGGGATTTAGTCACCAGGGCGGTAGCCAGTGCTGGAGGAGGAGTAATCTCTGTAGGAGACAGAAGTCCGGACACTCGAAGAGGCGGAGCTTTTGCAGATGGGAGATGCAACACTGTTCTGGAGCTGAGTCAGAGGAAGCTGAGCCGCCTGAGAAACAGGAAGCTGTTGGACGATTGGACAACAGTGGAAGAGTTGCTGACTCATGGAAACAGGCTGAACAGTCAGGAAGACACGTTGTGTCCCAGCTCCCTGTTGACTGTTACCACCGTCTGACCATACAGATGCCACGCCCAGCTGGAAACACCATGTGAAAAGAATACGGCATTTTGGGGAAATTATCACATTGTATTCACACTTCACAGTCATATGAGAAAATGATAAAATTTAAATGTGGTTGAAGACGTACATAGCCTTGAGGTTACACCTCTGTGCTAAGACAACTGAGCTGCCGTAGCTTAGCACAAAGACCTGACGCCTTAAAACACTGCTAGCCTAGCTTAGCACAAAGTGGAACTTGCGCTTCTCCCATAATGCAAAACCAGAAAAATAAAATTCTGCACATGAGAGATTAAttgaaataccagacatactgacaaCCTGTTTTACAACCTCAattgataaactgataaactatattgtttttgtgcaaatatttgctcattttgaaatggatgcctgcaacacgtttcaaaaaagttgggaaagtcgctacatctacaagtgcaagttaaaactctaccatgcaaagcaaaagccaaacatcaacaacatccagaaatgccgccaccttctgtgggcccgagctcatttgaaatggacagacacaaagtggaaaagtgtgctgtggtctgatgagtccacatttcaaattgtttttggaaatcagggatgtcgtgtcctctggacacaagaggaaaaagaccatccagattgttaccagcacaaagttcaaaagccagcatctgtgatggtatgggggcgtgttagtgcccatggcatgggcaacttacacatctgtgatggtatgggggcgtgttagtgcccatggcatgggcaacttacacatctgtgatggtatgggggcgtgttagtgcccatggcatggacaacttacacatctgtgatggtatggggcgtgttagtgcccatggcatggacaacttacacatctgtgatggtatgggggcatgttagtgcccatggcatggacaacttacacatctgtgatggcaccatcaatgctgaaaggtacatccaggttttggagcaacacatgctgccatccaagcaacgtctttttcagggacgtccctgcttatttcagcaagacaatgccaagacacattctgcacgtattacaacagcatggcttcgtagtaaaagagtgcgggtactagactgtcctgcctgcagtccagacctgtcacccattgaaaatgtgtggcgcattatgaagcgcaaattatgacaacagagaccccggactgttgaacaactgaagtcgtacatcaaacaagaatgggaaagaattccacctacaaagcttcaacaattagtgtcctcagttcccaacgcttatgagtgttgttagaagaaaggtgctgtaacacagtgggaaacataccactgtaccagctttttagaaactgttgcagcatccatttcaaaatgagcaaatatttgcacaaaaaacaataaagtttatcagtttgaacattttaaatatcttgtctttgtggtgtattcaattgaatataggttgaagaggaaaatcattgtattctgtttttatttacattttacacaacgtcccaacttcagtggaattggggttgtagcagaCAGACTGGCAGTGGATGTTAACTTATAGTTATGACTAACATTAAGACACAAAATGTTGGCAAACTGCTAGCTGAGCTCCAACAGAAGTGGAAATTACACTTTccagggaaaaacaaaaacacaacaaaaccctCCAACTGGATGATTTGAATAAACTGCTTTGGAATCTCTCAGCTGTCAAAATCTGTAAATTCTTATTTCACTTTGGAGTGAGCCAAGCTAGGCTATGCTAACCCTCATCACTTCCTGTCTTTGTGTTCAGCTCAGCATTTCGCCATGTGATTCACACAGTTTATGTTCATctggttcattcattcatcaaatGACTGCTGACTATGGTCAGTGTAGGGGTTAGCAAATAATCTCTGATTGATCGTCAATAACTAATTacagtgtacctggaaaggtgCTTAAAGTGGATTATCTTCAACAGGGTTCTGTTCCAGTTACTTGTCGATCAGCGACTGCACACACAGGAAGCCAACCATCGACCGCGTCCCAAATCAGTGAGTCCTCTTTGAACACCCGTGTGAATATTGGCATCGCTTTGCAGCATATGTTGGTTTTTGCATTTTGTCGGACTGATCTCTGGGACATCTTGAGAATTTGTGGGTTCCCAGTTACctcctggacatcatagccagcctagaGACAGATACTGTGAGCGCGTTATGCTGAAGAATATCACATTTTTCCAAGTGAATTGTCGCATTCCTCAGGGATGCATTCTGGCTCcaacagttaaatatatcatatagcagacaaacacactgatatttgagaagtgaaatgaagtttataggatttacagaaagtgtgcaataattatttaaacaaaattaggcaggtgcataaatttgggcacccttatcattttattcatttgaatacatttagcactaattattggaacacaaaattggtttggtaagctcactgaaccttgacctccttacacaggtgaatccaatcatgagaaagggtatttaagggggCCATTGCAAATATTTACCCTCTTTATGATctgttctaatgagtggcaacatgggagcctctaacaactctcaaatgacctgggaaacaaagattgttcaacatcatggtttaggatgaaggatacaaaaagttatctcagagatttcagctgtcagtttccaactgtgaggaacacagtgaggaaatggaaaaacacaggcacagtactagttaaagggTGGTGAATGTGTGAGTTGACCTGTTTCGAGTTGCTGCATTATTAGTTTACCAAGAACAGAATGTTGGGTTCTCAAAACAATTAAGCTTTTTTCATCCATCTGTTGTGTCTTCATGAAGAGTCATCTCAGAGACGTCTTGAGGTCGTTTGTACTGGTTTGACTGAGGTTTTGTGAAACATGAAGCCCAAAACAAAGAGTCATTTTAGAGACCAATCACTCAAATGACTTTAAATCTCAGGGACGCTGCGACCTGTGCAAAGACGACATGACAGAACAAAACAACAGTAACTCTGCGTTGTGGACATCTCTGTCCAGTCCACTAATATTCAACTTTGTCTGAACAGTAGGAAGACTTTTGTCCTCCAAAAAACACTGCTGTCCATCTCCGCTTCCATCATCTGAAATCATGGAAACCAGCTGGAGTTTGTGGTGCAGTCTCACTGAGGGGTTCCGTGTCCAGTCCACGAGTCCATTCCCATTGCACTAGGATCCAGAACTTCAGCTCAACCACGTCAGAGAAAACAGGACTCGACCAATGTTGGAAAACCTGCTGGTGTCCCTGAGGTCCAGAATGCCATTCTGGTCCAGAGTGGACATTCCATATAAAGCTGATCCCAGGTTTGCTGCGGGAAAAATACCTCAGAGTTCAGGTCAGGTTTGAACCACACGCACAGAAGTGACAAGTAATCGAGACTAAACCTACCGCATATTTTCACTGTTTTCCAGCAGCGAGAGAACAAACAAACTTTGCACATGGTTTTTATACCTTTAGACGTTTTTGTGTCCTTTCAGTACCGGGACCTCGGCCAGTGGAGCTGCTGTACATAGAACCATTTCTCCCCATTTACAGAGGAAAGAACTTTTGTCGTGTTCAAAATAGTTAAATATTTTTCTTGTGTGGTTAGTAAACCCACGTGaactacatatacatacatacatacacacacacatagatatatatatatatatacatatatatatatatatatatatatatagtgaatatatatatatatagtgaatatTGTTGGATTTGTGTTTTAATATCATGTTAATACGGATTTAGTTCATGATGTGAATCGGCACTAAGTTACATCGTatattttgaacattaacactctGCGTGTTTCACTTCTGAAACACAGTTTTTACTACAATCAGCCTAAGCTAGGCTAGTACTTTCCCTCTGTTACACTTTCCATTAAGCTAGGCTAGTAATATTTGTTAGTTGCTACCATCTGCTAAGCTAGGCTAGGGGTTTCACCTAATTCCTAGCTAGGCTAAAGCTAACAGTTTCCACTTGTTCAGTTTTCTGCTGAGCTAGGCTAGCCATTTCACTGTGCTTCTGTCTTGTGCTAAGGATTAAGTAAATAACATCGTGATTGTTACGTCTGGAACATTGGAGGTAAAGTAACAGGATTCACACATAAAGAATAAAGTGCATTCGCCCTACTGATGttccaaatcccgcaaaacctcagagagtttgtcgcgctgcaagatctcagtaacactgagaactgcattgagacgctctgatcacgctgcactttaaccgctgcacacagacaacaccattaacatcgcaacataaaactatgtttttattgtgcctaaaaactctcatgaatatattttctgggtttatagacgttgttattgtttttattttatgtaaacatgcgagaatcacagtctgtctctccgttattttcaatgggagctgctgtgagctacaatcacttcctgatcatgtcgttctggaggaaagtgaagtttgctctttaacgtcttgattattgttttttacaacattgtttcctctttgttccagactaatatatacgaggtctgttagaaaactatctgacctttttatttttttttaaaactatatggatttgaatcatgtgcgcttgcatcagccaagcttgaaccttcgtgtgcatgtgtgagttttttcacgactgtcggttgcgtcaatcgcctgtgggcaggctttgagtgagcactggtccactgccctcgtcggattttcattgtcagggaaatggctgagcgattggagcagcgctgaatcaaattttcccagaaactgtgtgagacagccaggtggaaaccattcggaagattcagacggctttcagtgaggatactctgagtatcacacagattaaggagcattacaaccggattaaagacggcccacagtggcagagTGCGctccgcgctctgagcggccatcgacaggctgaaacgacaagatcatttccaaagtgaaggctgtgttgatccgggactaccagagaaattgtggaagaggtgtacatcagcacttttgcggcacattccactgttacaggaaattttgtaatgaaagatgtgcggaggaatttgcacgtcgggatggagccgctcatggcgcagaacaaaaagccactgctcactcaaagcctgcccacaggcgaatgatgcaaccgacaggcatgaaaaaactcacgcatgcacacgaaggttcaagcttggctgatgcaagtgcacatgattcaaatccatatagttttttttttaataaaaaggtcagatagttttctaacagaccttgtataatatgtctgaaatttggtttgcgtttattaaattccacacagattaaatgtaacagacacaggttatttgttataattgttttagcaagttttcagggtatcatgcagcagtctcttattaacgtgatgaaaagcataaaaaatatatatttttgtagtataatattcatttacaactgtcatcatgtggattctttatgttgtttgactgcagcgactctctggcacgcaagggattatgggatacgtcaatagggtgaattcagagaaaaatTACATCAGATTTTTGGTCAAATTTTGAATCCTTTGAGATTAAaatcagttattttatttattttttttattacggAGGAATTTCACTTAATTATTGATCGGCTTTGCTGTTTAGATTCCTTCAATCTGATTTTGGATCAGTATTTTTTAAAAGTCTTCAATGCTTCTTTGCGAACTTCAGTAAAGAGGCTCTGATTGTATTTTTGATTAGAATTTGGACAAATTGTCAATCATCAGTCCCCCTCAGCCATGGAAATGCCACACCCCTTTAAATACCCCTAAAAGTAATCAATCACAAAGACAGATAGGTGAAGGTGATCAGAAACATGTAAAATACTTGTTTGATAAATCCTCGTTGTACATTGAAGTCATATTTTGCCGTGTGTCATGAAGAGGATGTGGGCGGAGTTAGGAACCATGACATATTTTTGGCTTCACTTTTCAGCAGATATGACGTCTGATTTCCACATCTGCTGTTTTGGGTTTTTCGGGTCAGGGGTTTCATGGCCACACCCTTTTCTTATATAATTTGTTTTAATAATCGCAGTGTCAAAATCCTGAAATAACTAATTTCTTGTCTGTGGACATGAGAACGTGATAAATGAGGACGTTATACAGAACAGACGAAAGAAAACAAATCCTCTCCTTCGGTCACACTTGGGAAATGCAGCGCCCTCTGCTGGCCTCATACTGAACATGAAAGTGTGAAAATGAAAAGCACAAAGGCTGCTGGGAAATCAACACGTGCACCTTTAAAACTTTACGTCTGCAAATCCAGCCTGAAACAGCGCCACCACCTGTCTGTGCACGAGTACTTTCAAAGTTTTTTGGGTCTGATGATGATCATGTGATTGTAATAAAGAGATTTTAATTCTGTATCACACGTCTGCTCTTCTTCATCATGACATGATGGACATGTGATCAATTTCTGCTTTTTTATCCCCCAATGGCTGAAAGATCAAAGTGGAATTTTGTTGTGGGATTATGTTGTGGGATTATGTCGAGGGATTATGTTGTGGGATTATGTCATGGGATTATGTCGAGGGATTATGTTGTGGGATTATGTCATGGGATTATGTCGTAGGATTATGTCCTGGCaatttccatctgtctgtcccaAAAAGGGTACAGgccttctgaaatcaactcctctgacATTTTTAGGAGAAATTTTTGGAAACTTGGTACAATGTtatcagaattttgcaaacacttgtaccaa
Protein-coding regions in this window:
- the LOC117505862 gene encoding uncharacterized protein LOC117505862, which gives rise to MSSTVVWDGRNGSLHQGDLSGLETEEGGLEERHHICLLHQQVVEALEAGSPSSESFISSELSDSGFYSVSAGEFRHFQRLLEKRMRLYNARMQHQGESWRDERDVTACPKSHRELLEAIPETLTMQPQCQHMQMEDGTGPMLDHPSHGLFKVSSVQFHKSEQPCLNRHSSSSGALFNPSQSHTPVPRITGPILSTCSTPSSHRRPLVPIQQLQSQSSASMGILRRSRTLHHRPPAQEYRRRASHPASPSYCAATLHHCGATVPPGVPRRRELMVGMMGSQPGLATSPHQHSSTLEHIIGTQSDERCYNNSSNANGQHVHHDWWHSQERIQMPERDRDLKREIEQERQKEQELERELEIQEERHQELEQRRARERQHFESLCHPPQPDDVNDTWPKPASRQAQGGGGGGGLYSTLEGHTCPGSVTGWDSKKEHMDGSSNISPSLQQKPNPNSKPSTSSRISRSQFLRDRASQLADERSGMSTDEETNTDMLMGRYWSRTERKEHFMLAREQRQQHQAKAGTPRDLVTRAVASAGGGVISVGDRSPDTRRGGAFADGRCNTVLELSQRKLSRLRNRKLLDDWTTVEELLTHGNRLNSQEDTLCPSSLLTVTTV